A genomic region of Papaver somniferum cultivar HN1 chromosome 7, ASM357369v1, whole genome shotgun sequence contains the following coding sequences:
- the LOC113295409 gene encoding alpha/beta-gliadin clone PW1215-like, translated as MLEETIPTISSWFTPTFLFLALNLVIGIIAVTSSFGSKHKQQHQHPLQPQHDSRGFQPPPPQQQESRGGSNYQHPQLVRGPSTVIERLKSINLYHFKTEDLNPFSSIHTFQQPDPVPVSSGFVSSQNHYEQPPPQQQQPQRQPLARAPSILDRLKSINLYHYKADDFNPFHSNNHHLEHHEEETAQLEKLCSSKDSKNRDFLDHRALENKKSKVKVVQQHDTQQQQSPRSPAQKQRPTPAAAPLARAPPPPPPLARAPSILERLKSINLYQDFIPNFQKQPVDQFHEHDHDFLDHRALEKKKSVTKTPITKNKKKLMSAKSDVLGHFGEFDARQEEEDRRLNLTAKEKKSQSMNDHHKKEFSDDDEEGRVVDEEVDAKADDFINRFKNQLKLQRLDSIMQYKDLLTNKK; from the coding sequence ATGCTCGAAGAAACAATACCTACGATCTCAAGTTGGTTTACaccaacttttctttttcttgcctTAAACTTAGTCATTGGTATCATTGCTGTAACTTCCAGTTTTGGATCCAAACACAAACAACAGCACCAACACCCACTACAACCGCAACATGACAGCAGAGGATTTCAGCCGCCGCCACCACAACAACAAGAAAGTAGAGGCGGATCTAATTATCAACATCCACAACTGGTTAGAGGACCATCAACAGTGATCGAAAGACTCAAATCTATAAATCTTTACCATTTTAAAACAGAAGATCTAAACCCATTTTCTTCGATCCATACTTTTCAACAACCTGATCCGGTACCAGTTTCTTCTGGCTTTGTCTCATCACAAAACCACTATGAACAACCGCCGCCGCAGCAGCAACAACCACAACGGCAACCATTGGCTAGAGCTCCGTCGATTTTAGACCGGTTGAAGTCGATCAATCTTTATCATTACAAAGCAGATGATTTTAACCCATTTCATTCAAATAATCATCATTTAGAGCATCATGAAGAGGAAACTGCTCAGTTAGAGAAATTATGTAGTTCCAAAGACTCCAAGAATCGTGATTTTCTTGATCATAGAGCTCTTGAGAATAAAAAGAGCAAAGTGAAAGTAGTCCAACAACATGACACTCAACAGCAACAATCACCAAGATCACCGGCTCAAAAACAGCGACCAACGCCCGCCGCTGCTCCATTAGCTAGAGCACCACCGCCACCTCCGCCGTTGGCGAGAGCTCCATCGATCTTAGAACGTCTTAAATCGATTAATCTCTATCAGGATTTCATCCCAAATTTTCAAAAGCAACCTGTAGATCAATTCCATGAACATGATCATGATTTTCTAGATCATAGAGCTCTTGAGAAGAAAAAGTCCGTGACAAAGACTCCGATtacgaagaataagaagaaattgATGAGTGCAAAATCAGATGTTCTTGGTCATTTTGGAGAGTTTGATGCtcgtcaagaagaagaagataggagATTAAATTTGactgcgaaagaaaagaagagtcAATCAATGAATGATCATCATAAGAAGGAATtttcagatgatgatgaagagggaAGAGTAgttgatgaagaagttgatgctaAAGCtgatgatttcattaatagattcaagaatcagttgaagttgcaAAGACTTGATTCAATCATGCAATACAAAGATTTGCTCACAAACAAAAAATAG